The following are encoded together in the Juglans microcarpa x Juglans regia isolate MS1-56 chromosome 2D, Jm3101_v1.0, whole genome shotgun sequence genome:
- the LOC121250063 gene encoding LOW QUALITY PROTEIN: U-box domain-containing protein 3-like (The sequence of the model RefSeq protein was modified relative to this genomic sequence to represent the inferred CDS: inserted 1 base in 1 codon) — protein sequence MQKGKMDATVVNCLINSISRFIHLVSSQSMKHMPLQKDYRHLVGVLKLLKAVLDETVDYKIPSDEILYKECEELDVAINETREFIENWSPKMSKICSVLRSEPLLMKIQSSSLEICRILYRLLQSSPSTLICVQNCMQELQCLKLERVTEYIREALRIQRDDIIPCTELLEKIIELLSFTTKQELLKESISVEKERINAQVNIVKGELDQLYQIMNLVSHIRDCMVKIQRFEATGGVPVPSYFRCPLSSELMLDPVILASGQTYERSSIQKWLENGLTICPKTRQTLSHTNLIPNYTVKAMVANWCDENNVRLDNFASMSSPSDHISPQKLICTDXFPRSLHSSNSTSRSSPEVGNGFQKQKCDVSSRLTGENSNKCQRKEMEKFDRASPDQSYIHSRSESASSAISSVDYVPPPSHEVSSTSNKHENVNELSGEITTEFLAASPRYNQPGFSWLSEKKFDSSKTKVEVAGNGNHNYFRENSLPFLELGSDELTTTSHVKRLIEDLKCQSNEVKTAAAEGLRLLAKHDMENRIIIGKCGAIAPLLSLMYSEMKITQEHAVTALLNLSINENNKAMIGEAGAIEPLIHVLKTGNDGAKENSAAALFSLSVLEEYKAKIGRSGAVKALVGLLGSGTLRGKKDAATALFSLSIFHENKARIVQAGAVKYLVDLMDPDTGMVDKAVALLANLSTIGEGCSAIGQEGGIPLLVEIVESGTQRGKENAASILLQLCLHSPKFCTLVLQEGAVPPLVALSQSGTPRAKEKAQQLLSHFRNQREVAAGKGKS from the exons ATGCAGAAAG GTAAAATGGATGCAACAGTTGTGAATTGTCTTATCAACAGCATTTCTCGATTCATTCATCTAGTTTCATCTCAGTCAATGAAACATATGCCTCTTCAGAAGGATTACAGACATCTAGTAGGTGTACTGAAGCTTTTAAAAGCAGTTCTTGATGAAACCGTTGATTACAAAATTCCTTCAGATGAAATCTTATATAAGGAGTGTGAAGAATTAGATGTGGCTATCAACGAGACTAGAGAGTTCATAGAAAACTGGTCTCCAAAAATGAGCAAAATTTGCAGT GTTCTGCGAAGTGAGCCATTGTTGATGAAAATCCAGAGCTCATCACTAGAGATTTGTCGCATACTGTATAGATTGTTACAGTCATCTCCATCTACTTTAATTTGTGTGCAG AATTGTATGCAGGAACTTCAATGTCTGAAGCTGGAAAGAGTAACGGAATATATACGAGAGGCTCTTAGAATTCAAAGAGATGATATCATTCCCTGCACAGAACTTCTAGAGAAGATTATTGAATTGCTTAGTTTTACTACAAAACAGGAACTTTTAAAAGAAAGTATTTCtgtggagaaagagagaataaatGCCCAGGTCAACATAGTGAAAGGGGAACTAGATCAACTCTACCAAATCATGAATCTTGTCTCCCACATTCGTGATTGCATGGTGAAAATCCAGCGGTTTGAAGCTACAGGTGGAGTCCCAGTCCCTTCATATTTCCGATGCCCGTTATCATCAGAACTCATGTTGGATCCTGTGATCTTGGCTTCAGGTCAAACCTATGAGAGGTCTTCCATTCAAAAGTGGCTTGAGAATGGGTTGACTATTTGCCCAAAGACTCGTCAAACACTCTCACACACAAATCTCATTCCCAATTATACAGTAAAAGCCATGGTAGCAAACTGGTGTGATGAAAACAATGTAAGACTCGATAATTTTGCCTCAATGTCATCCCCATCGGATCATATATCTCCACAAAAGTTAATCTGCACTG GGTTCCCTCGTTCATTACACAGTAGCAATTCGACATCAAGATCATCTCCTGAAGTTGGAAATGGATTTCAAAAGCAAAAGTGTGATGTTTCATCTAGATTAACAGGGGAGAACTCCAATAAATGCCAAAGGAAGGAGATGGAAAAGTTCGACCGTGCATCACCTGATCAGTCATATATTCATAGCAGGAGTGAATCAGCCTCAAGTGCCATTTCCAGTGTTGATTATGTGCCTCCACCATCACATGAAGTGTCAAGTACTTCTAATAAGCATGAAAATGTGAATGAGCTCTCCGGAGAAATCACAACTGAATTTCTTGCTGCTTCTCCTCGATATAACCAACCAGGATTTTCTTGGttatcagaaaaaaaatttgacagcTCCAAAACAAAAGTTGAAGTTGCAGGGAATGGAAACCATAATTACTTCAGAGAAAACTCGCTCCCATTTTTGGAGTTGGGATCTGATGAGTTGACCACAACTTCTCATGTCAAGAGATTGATTGAAGACCTTAAGTGTCAATCAAATGAAGTAAAAACTGCAGCTGCAGAAGGGTTGCGGCTTCTTGCAAAGCACGATATGGAGAATCGCATCATTATAGGCAAATGTGGAGCTATTGCACCATTGCTTTCGCTGATGTATTCAGAAATGAAGATAACACAAGAGCATGCGGTGACAGCTCTATTAAATTTGtcaattaatgaaaataataaggCCATGATTGGGGAAGCAGGGGCTATAGAACCACTTATCCATGTTCTGAAAACTGGAAATGATGGAGCCAAAGAAAATTCTGCTGCTGCACTATTCAGCCTCTCTGTCTTAGAAGAATACAAGGCAAAAATTGGTCGTTCTGGTGCAGTTAAAGCATTGGTGGGTCTTCTAGGCTCAGGGACTCTTAGAGGGAAGAAAGATGCTGCTACTGCTTTGTTCAGCCtatcaatttttcatgaaaataaggCTCGCATAGTTCAAGCCGGAGCTGTGAAGTACCTTGTTGATTTGATGGACCCTGATACTGGGATGGTTGACAAGGCTGTTGCTCTTCTAGCAAACCTGTCAACAATTGGGGAGGGGTGTTCAGCAATTGGGCAGGAAGGTGGTATCCCTTTACTGGTTGAGATTGTTGAATCAGGAACTCAGAGGGGAAAGGAAAATGCTGCTTCCATACTGTTGCAACTGTGCCTCCACAGTCCTAAATTTTGTACCCTGGTTCTGCAAGAAGGGGCCGTTCCTCCCTTGGTTGCATTATCTCAGTCTGGCACACCAAGAGCAAAGGAAAAG GCACAACAGCTTCTCAGTCACTTCCGAAATCAGCGAGAAGTGGCTGCAGGGAAGGGCAAATCTTGA
- the LOC121250831 gene encoding LOW QUALITY PROTEIN: rho-N domain-containing protein 1, chloroplastic-like (The sequence of the model RefSeq protein was modified relative to this genomic sequence to represent the inferred CDS: inserted 2 bases in 1 codon; deleted 2 bases in 1 codon), whose protein sequence is MELFWKRCLFNVTAITEATTVSSSSRADYRFHSQVKIGSQKDASKGAALVCKASSSGHRRNPDFSRQNRHGFSRNRHRQNEERESLDNLNESDALSSKNGPLLSLSNTPKFHATAAPGPREKEIVELFRKVQAQLRERAACKVEKNLEXEQGKESDTVDSLLELLRKHSVEQSKRNSRSNGSNKDLMLDQQVQNDSYNGRKSTIYLVCLWHRMGVNIFNDENGVLQPKNEHGDLSALKLPELRALAKSLGLRGYSKMKKSELVELLSGSLV, encoded by the exons ATGGAACTGTTCTGGAAACGCTGTCTTTTCAATGTTACTGCAATTACAGA AGCAACCActgtatcttcttcttctcgtgCTGACTATAGATTCCATTCACAGGTCAAGATTGGATCACAGAAAGATGCTTCTAAGGGAGCAGCTTTAGTCTGCAAAGCAAGTTCTAGTGGTCATAGGAGAAATCCAGACTTCTCAAGGCAAAACAGGCATGGCTTCTCTAGAAACAGGCACAGgcaaaatgaa gagagagagagccttgaTAACCTCAATGAATCTGATGCGTTATCATCGAAAAATGGACCATTACTCTCCCTCTCCAATACCCCAAAGTTCCATGCAACTGCAGCCCCTGGACCTAGGGAGAAGGAGATAGTTGAGCTGTTCAGGAAGGTTCAGGCTCAGCTTCGAGAGAGAGCTGCatgcaaagtagaaaaaaacCTCGA AGAGCAAGGCAAAGAGAGTGATACTGTAGATTCCCTCCTTGAGTTATTAAGGAAACACTCTGTAGAGCAAAGCAAGAGAAACAGCAGAAGCAATGGCAGCAACAAAGATCTCATGTTGGACCAGCAAGTGCAGAATGACTCCTACAATGGAAGAAAAAGTACAATCTACttag TTTGTCTCTGGCATCGGATGGGCGTAAACATTTTTAATGATGAGAATGGAGTTTTGCAGCCAAAAAATGAGCATGGGGATTTGAGTGCATTGAAGCTACCAGAATTAAGGGCACTTGCAAAGTCTCTTGGTCTAAGAGGGTAttcaaagatgaagaagagtgAGCTTGTGGAATTGCTAAGTGGGAGTTTGGTATGA
- the LOC121251177 gene encoding putative E3 ubiquitin-protein ligase XBAT35, whose translation MGQSHSTKQRPRAELLYDLVSIGNVVAIKALWREGTSLEWIDKEGRTPLILACMNPERIHIAKTLIELGANVNAYRPGAHAGTPLHHAVKEGLGQSVKLLLSHGANTLVRNDDFQTPLDVARVKGCANVVRAIEKHVCYFSGWFREFYGPSFLEALAPKLLSGTIWVVVIPFGPSDSTRPLKMELIIYRTLQDVRPRSVIALWKAKIEKPDFHQKEPALTIVDQFTKTRYKLTSTIEGDKQQLQRIHNACLGIPQS comes from the exons ATGGGCCAAAGCCATTCCACGAAACAACGACCCAGAGCGGAGTTGCTCTATGACCTGGTCAGCATTGGAAACGTGGTAGCCATCAAAGCTCTTTGGAGAGAAGGTACTAGCCTTGAG TGGATTGACAAAGAAGGAAGGACCCCCCTCATTTTGGCATGCATGAATCCCGAACGGATTCATATTGCCAAAACTCTTATTGAATTGGGTGCCAACGTCAATGCTTATCGTCCTG GGGCTCATGCGGGTACTCCTTTACATCATGCAGTAAAAGAAGGCTTGGGACAGTCTGTTAAGTTACTTCTTTCCCATGGAG CAAATACCCTGGTGAGGAATGATGATTTTCAAACTCCACTTGATGTTGCCAGAGTAAAAGGGTGCGCTAATGTTGTTCGTGCAATTGAG AAGCATGTCTGCTATTTCTCTGGCTGGTTCCGGGAGTTTTATGGTCCAAGCTTTCTTGAAGCATTAGCACCTAAACTGTTATCAGGAACAAT TTGGGTTGTTGTTATACCTTTTGGTCCCAGTGATTCTACAAGGCCTCtcaaaatggagctcataataTATCGTACTTTGCAA GATGTGCGGCCTCGCTCAGTTATTGCTCTTTGGAAGGCCAAAATTGAGAAACCTGATTTTCATCAAAAGGAGCCAGCACTAACTATAGTTGACCAGTTTACCA AAACTCGGTATAAGCTTACATCCACCATTGAGGGTGATAAACAGCAACTTCAACGGATACATAATGCGTGCTTAGGAATTCCTCAG agTTAA